One Litoreibacter ponti DNA segment encodes these proteins:
- a CDS encoding dihydroxy-acid dehydratase encodes MAEDKGIKGGLTNYGDKDFAAYLRRSFARSMGLSRAMLDKPIVGIAMTPSGFNNCHRSMPDLVEGVSRGVLAAGALPRPFPTVSLGEVFLKPTSMVYRNLMSMDTEEMVRAQPMDAVVLIGGCDKTVPAQLMGAASADLPAVQLVTGPMMTGRHKGERLGACTDCRRFWGKFRAGEVEAEEIAEIEGRLATTAGTCAVMGTASTMACIAETLGMSLPGTAAIPAVHADRLVAAEHCGKLAVELIQTPRRPSEIITEKSVENAFRVLMAVSGSTNAIVHLTAVAGRLGIRIAPERLNQISDETPVLVDLKPVGEGYMEDFFAAGGVGAVLREIRHLLHLDTVDVTGQTLAERLDNEPDWVDRRVIRSFDDPVSDEGGLISLTGNIAPQGAIFKRAAATQDLFEVEGRAVVFESLEDLANRVDDPDLDITANDIMVLKNAGPVAAGMPEAGYLPIPKKLARQGVKDIVRISDARMSGTAFGTIVLHMSPEAAVGGPLAIVQDGDRVRLSVAEKRIDLLVDDAEIARRLETHQAPEPERRGYRGLYSRTVLQADEGCDFDFLTHEGWSKEGSK; translated from the coding sequence ATGGCTGAAGACAAAGGGATCAAGGGCGGGCTGACGAACTACGGCGACAAGGACTTTGCCGCCTATCTGCGCCGTTCCTTCGCGCGGTCAATGGGCCTGTCGCGCGCCATGCTCGACAAACCGATCGTCGGCATCGCGATGACGCCGTCCGGCTTCAACAATTGCCATCGCTCGATGCCCGATCTGGTGGAGGGGGTGTCGCGTGGCGTTCTGGCGGCGGGTGCGTTGCCGAGGCCGTTCCCGACCGTCTCCTTGGGCGAGGTGTTCCTCAAGCCGACCAGCATGGTCTACCGCAATCTCATGTCGATGGACACCGAGGAGATGGTGCGCGCCCAGCCGATGGACGCAGTGGTGCTGATCGGCGGATGCGACAAGACCGTTCCAGCCCAACTCATGGGGGCCGCGTCGGCGGATCTTCCTGCCGTGCAACTTGTGACCGGTCCGATGATGACCGGCCGCCACAAGGGGGAACGCCTTGGTGCCTGCACCGATTGCCGCCGCTTCTGGGGCAAGTTCCGGGCCGGCGAGGTCGAAGCCGAAGAAATCGCCGAGATCGAGGGCCGTCTGGCCACCACGGCGGGCACCTGCGCGGTGATGGGCACCGCCAGCACCATGGCCTGTATTGCCGAAACCTTGGGCATGTCCTTGCCGGGAACCGCAGCCATCCCCGCCGTGCATGCCGACAGGCTCGTGGCAGCGGAGCACTGCGGCAAGCTGGCGGTTGAGCTGATCCAGACCCCCCGCAGACCAAGCGAGATCATCACCGAGAAATCCGTCGAAAACGCGTTCCGCGTGCTGATGGCCGTGAGCGGGTCGACCAATGCCATTGTTCACCTCACGGCGGTCGCCGGGCGGCTTGGCATCCGGATCGCGCCGGAGCGTCTGAACCAGATTTCCGATGAAACACCGGTCCTTGTCGACCTCAAACCGGTGGGCGAGGGCTACATGGAAGACTTCTTCGCTGCTGGCGGGGTCGGGGCGGTGCTGAGGGAAATCCGGCATCTTCTGCATCTCGATACGGTGGATGTCACGGGCCAGACACTGGCAGAGCGACTGGACAACGAACCCGACTGGGTGGACCGCAGGGTCATCCGCAGTTTTGACGATCCGGTCTCGGACGAAGGGGGGCTGATCAGCCTGACGGGCAACATCGCGCCGCAGGGTGCGATTTTCAAACGGGCAGCAGCAACGCAGGACTTGTTCGAGGTCGAAGGACGCGCCGTCGTCTTCGAAAGCCTCGAAGACCTGGCCAATCGCGTCGATGATCCAGACCTCGACATCACGGCCAATGACATCATGGTGCTGAAGAACGCGGGTCCCGTCGCGGCTGGCATGCCGGAGGCAGGGTATCTGCCGATCCCCAAAAAACTGGCCCGTCAGGGCGTGAAGGACATCGTTCGGATTTCCGACGCGCGCATGTCCGGCACCGCCTTCGGCACGATTGTCCTGCACATGTCGCCCGAGGCGGCGGTTGGTGGTCCCCTGGCTATTGTTCAAGACGGTGACCGGGTCCGACTGTCCGTGGCCGAGAAGCGGATTGATCTTCTGGTCGATGACGCGGAAATCGCCCGTCGCCTCGAAACCCATCAAGCGCCCGAGCCTGAGAGGCGGGGCTATCGGGGCCTTTACAGCCGAACCGTGCTGCAGGCCGATGAAGGCTGCGATTTCGACTTCCTCACCCATGAAGGCTGGTCGAAGGAGGGGAGCAAATGA
- a CDS encoding NAD(P)H-dependent oxidoreductase, with protein sequence MNLFAKLQERAAKGNPIRVGMIGAGKFGTMFLAQALRLKGIHIVGVVDLNPGTAKSNMKLVGWEGEAYSAASLDAAAASGATFVGDDWQALIAHPAVEIIIECTGNPIAAVTHALTAFQNGKHVINVTVEADAFVGPGLADKAREAGVIYSMAYGDQPALASDLVDWARACGFSVVAAGRGHKWMPHFRQSTPDTVWDHWGLTREQAERGRLNPKMFNAFLDGSKPAIESAAIANVCGLDAPADGLVFPSGGIDDVPNLARPRAEGGVLDHKGMVDVISCLTPDGAQIPHDIRKGVWVCFEGDTEYLRNCFEEYKVVTDDSGRYMCNYKRWHLIGLELGISVASVGLRGEPTGAAQDFRADVAAVTKRNLKKGEILDGEGGYTVAGGLRPASLSLEGGYVPLGLAHNVTLIRDVPEGQPITWNDIKADTNTDAYRLRQEVETRFSKTAAA encoded by the coding sequence ATGAACCTGTTCGCAAAACTCCAAGAGCGTGCCGCCAAGGGAAATCCGATCCGCGTGGGCATGATCGGCGCTGGCAAGTTCGGGACGATGTTTCTCGCTCAGGCGTTGCGACTGAAGGGCATCCATATTGTCGGCGTCGTGGATCTGAACCCCGGTACAGCGAAATCCAACATGAAGCTCGTCGGCTGGGAGGGGGAGGCGTATTCCGCCGCCAGCCTTGACGCGGCGGCCGCGTCAGGCGCGACCTTCGTGGGCGATGATTGGCAGGCGCTTATCGCTCATCCTGCCGTCGAAATCATCATTGAGTGCACCGGCAATCCGATCGCCGCCGTGACCCATGCGTTGACCGCGTTTCAAAACGGCAAACATGTGATCAATGTCACGGTCGAAGCGGATGCCTTCGTCGGGCCGGGTCTCGCTGACAAGGCGCGGGAGGCGGGCGTGATCTACAGCATGGCCTATGGCGATCAGCCAGCGCTGGCGAGTGATCTGGTCGATTGGGCCCGTGCCTGCGGGTTCAGCGTGGTTGCTGCCGGACGCGGGCACAAGTGGATGCCGCACTTTAGGCAATCCACGCCCGACACCGTCTGGGATCACTGGGGCCTCACGCGCGAACAGGCCGAACGCGGTCGCCTGAATCCCAAGATGTTCAACGCCTTCCTCGACGGATCGAAACCTGCAATTGAAAGCGCCGCGATTGCCAATGTCTGCGGCTTGGACGCGCCGGCGGATGGGCTCGTCTTCCCGTCGGGCGGGATTGACGACGTACCCAATCTGGCACGTCCACGCGCGGAGGGCGGGGTGCTCGATCATAAGGGGATGGTGGACGTCATTTCCTGCCTGACGCCGGACGGTGCGCAAATCCCGCATGATATTCGCAAAGGCGTCTGGGTCTGCTTCGAAGGCGATACCGAATACCTGCGCAACTGCTTCGAGGAATACAAGGTCGTGACCGACGACAGCGGTCGCTACATGTGCAACTACAAGCGCTGGCACCTGATCGGACTGGAACTTGGGATATCGGTGGCCTCTGTCGGACTGCGCGGCGAACCGACAGGCGCTGCGCAAGACTTCCGCGCCGATGTGGCGGCGGTCACAAAGCGCAATCTGAAGAAGGGCGAGATCCTGGACGGCGAAGGGGGTTATACCGTCGCGGGCGGATTGCGACCCGCGTCACTGTCGTTGGAGGGCGGCTATGTGCCACTTGGTCTGGCCCATAACGTGACCTTGATCAGGGATGTGCCAGAGGGTCAGCCGATCACGTGGAACGACATCAAAGCCGACACGAATACAGATGCCTATCGTCTGCGGCAAGAAGTGGAGACACGGTTTTCGAAGACCGCCGCAGCATGA
- a CDS encoding LysR substrate-binding domain-containing protein, whose amino-acid sequence MRKRFDLLTLELFVAVAAAKSIAQAAAQENIAASAISKRISDLETEIGTPLFYRQQKGVKLTPAGDEMLRHARDLQRLLDRIDDHMSDFAQGVRGTVRIAANTSAITQFLPEDLAHFVDAHPDMRIDLTELTSPEIVAAVRDGIADIGIFSGLVPDPDLDVFEYRRDTLMVLTPKGHPLGTDGPVAFREFSSHDLVGLQKGSSLQAFIDRKAAEEGLELRTRVEVLSFDGVRRMVEAGLGIAILPLGAVEPYLAASNLRMAPVAEPWAERSLRIAVRDKAALARPIRALLGHLSADDAIS is encoded by the coding sequence ATGCGGAAACGATTTGATCTTCTGACGCTCGAACTCTTCGTGGCCGTGGCCGCCGCGAAGAGCATTGCGCAGGCCGCCGCGCAGGAAAACATCGCTGCCTCTGCCATCAGCAAGCGCATTTCCGACCTTGAGACAGAGATCGGAACGCCGCTCTTCTACCGCCAGCAGAAGGGGGTCAAACTGACCCCAGCTGGCGACGAAATGCTCAGACATGCGCGAGACCTCCAAAGGCTTCTCGACCGCATCGACGATCACATGAGCGATTTCGCGCAGGGCGTGCGTGGTACCGTACGGATCGCCGCGAATACCTCGGCCATCACGCAGTTTCTGCCGGAAGATCTTGCGCATTTCGTGGACGCGCATCCCGACATGCGGATCGATCTGACCGAACTGACATCGCCCGAGATTGTGGCCGCCGTGCGCGACGGCATCGCCGATATTGGTATCTTCTCCGGCCTTGTTCCCGATCCCGATCTGGACGTCTTTGAATACCGCCGCGACACCTTGATGGTTCTGACCCCAAAAGGGCATCCGCTTGGCACCGATGGGCCGGTGGCCTTTCGCGAGTTTTCATCCCACGACCTTGTCGGCCTGCAAAAGGGCAGCTCCCTGCAGGCCTTCATCGACAGGAAAGCCGCCGAGGAGGGTCTGGAATTGCGTACTCGCGTCGAAGTGCTTAGCTTTGATGGCGTCCGCCGGATGGTCGAGGCTGGTCTCGGAATTGCGATCCTGCCGCTGGGCGCGGTGGAGCCCTATCTTGCTGCGTCAAACCTGCGGATGGCCCCTGTTGCAGAGCCTTGGGCAGAGCGTAGCCTGAGAATTGCTGTGCGCGACAAGGCCGCGCTGGCCCGCCCGATCCGCGCCTTGCTGGGGCATCTGAGCGCGGATGATGCCATCTCATGA
- a CDS encoding VOC family protein translates to MQIDRVDHFVLTVASIEATCDFYSRVLGMEVVEFAGGRKALAFGVQKINLHQRGKEFEPKALTPTPGSGDFCLISALPLDQVVAHLESCGVDIEEGIVPRTGATGPIRSVYLRDPDQNLIEISEYDAERS, encoded by the coding sequence ATGCAAATCGACCGCGTCGATCATTTCGTCCTCACCGTCGCCTCTATCGAGGCAACCTGCGATTTCTACTCCCGCGTTCTTGGGATGGAGGTCGTGGAATTTGCCGGTGGCCGCAAGGCGCTGGCCTTCGGGGTGCAGAAGATCAACCTTCATCAACGCGGCAAGGAGTTTGAGCCGAAGGCGCTGACACCGACGCCGGGCAGCGGCGATTTCTGCCTGATATCCGCCCTCCCTCTGGATCAGGTGGTTGCCCATCTCGAAAGTTGCGGTGTCGACATTGAAGAAGGCATCGTTCCACGCACTGGGGCGACCGGACCGATCAGGTCCGTCTATCTGCGCGACCCGGACCAGAACCTCATCGAGATCTCCGAATACGACGCCGAACGGTCCTAG
- a CDS encoding helix-turn-helix transcriptional regulator, which produces MDGSRLSEDANVRQAVRYVEFRQCCSADFQQLHISRTCLLRIRSSRKTVQCVAGAETTVQRGEFVYLRQGETLRIGNIIGETGQYLSEGLVIDDAVIKQFLRVHPNPPHARELRKGEMACGFRDAFSHLVASLRSPALPDRITTHRMQELLLWLQLNGVAHRVHASDALKHRLRALLENDVARPWKAPDAARALAMSEATLRRALSREGTSFSRVLRDVRVTSALSRIQTTQQPLAQIALECGFSSQSRLSEAFKTRFGITPGRLRAMPKPFARIA; this is translated from the coding sequence ATGGACGGATCACGCCTGTCAGAGGACGCCAACGTTAGGCAGGCAGTGCGCTATGTCGAGTTTCGCCAGTGTTGCAGCGCGGATTTTCAGCAGTTGCATATCTCCAGAACCTGCCTTCTGCGAATCCGCTCGAGCCGCAAAACAGTGCAATGCGTCGCAGGCGCCGAAACAACTGTGCAGCGAGGTGAGTTTGTCTACCTACGCCAGGGCGAAACCCTACGGATCGGCAACATCATTGGGGAGACCGGCCAGTATCTGTCGGAGGGGCTGGTCATCGACGATGCGGTGATCAAGCAGTTTCTGAGGGTCCACCCCAATCCGCCGCATGCTCGCGAACTTCGGAAAGGAGAGATGGCTTGCGGCTTCCGTGACGCGTTCTCACACTTGGTCGCCAGCCTCCGGAGCCCTGCGCTGCCCGACAGGATCACGACACATCGGATGCAGGAACTGCTGTTATGGCTCCAATTGAACGGCGTTGCTCATCGCGTCCACGCCTCCGATGCGCTGAAGCACCGTCTGCGGGCGCTTCTGGAAAATGATGTCGCTCGCCCGTGGAAAGCACCCGACGCCGCGCGAGCGCTTGCGATGAGCGAAGCCACCTTGCGACGGGCGCTCAGCCGGGAAGGCACCAGCTTCTCACGGGTGCTGCGCGACGTGCGGGTGACATCCGCACTTTCGCGCATCCAAACCACGCAGCAACCGCTCGCGCAGATCGCCCTCGAATGCGGCTTCAGCTCGCAATCCCGCCTCAGCGAGGCGTTCAAGACCCGCTTCGGTATCACACCAGGGCGGCTACGCGCGATGCCGAAGCCATTTGCGCGAATAGCGTAA